From Streptomyces sp. NBC_00370, a single genomic window includes:
- a CDS encoding AAA family ATPase codes for MPVPAHDSQLDVAAELLTLLRDTTTEPRPDAQLEALTLAVAADLPVLLWGEPGIGKTAALTQLAAALDLPLTTVIASVHEPSDFSGLPVVGDDPAEQGVPMAPPDWAVRLVRAGRGLLFLDELSTAPPAVQAALLRLVLERRVGALRLPSGVRIVAAANPRSSAADGWELSPPLANRFVHLQWAHDQDVVVRGLGGTWPRATLPRLDPGRLSESVAVARRAVCGLLAARPALVHRLPTTETRRGGPWPSPRSWEMTLCLIAFATAADASRDALALLVRGTVGDGAGLELMAGLDRMDLPDPETLLADPLAVPLPERGDLRQAVLDGVVAAVRKRPDKVRWDAAWTLLVRALETGAPDLVVVPATTLATLRQPDWEVPATIEQLAGAVSLSQRADRAAARTTARTKVAAKAGR; via the coding sequence ATGCCCGTACCTGCCCATGACTCCCAACTCGACGTCGCCGCAGAGCTGTTGACACTGCTGCGCGACACGACCACCGAACCGCGCCCCGACGCGCAACTGGAGGCGCTCACCCTCGCCGTCGCCGCCGACCTGCCCGTACTGCTGTGGGGTGAGCCCGGCATCGGCAAGACGGCGGCGCTGACCCAGCTGGCGGCGGCCCTGGACCTGCCGCTGACCACGGTGATCGCCAGTGTGCACGAGCCGTCCGACTTCTCCGGGCTGCCCGTCGTCGGGGACGATCCCGCCGAACAGGGCGTGCCGATGGCACCGCCGGACTGGGCCGTACGGCTGGTACGGGCGGGCCGGGGGCTGCTGTTCCTCGACGAGCTGTCCACGGCGCCGCCCGCCGTGCAGGCCGCCCTGCTGCGGCTGGTGCTGGAGCGGCGGGTCGGCGCCCTGCGGCTGCCGTCGGGGGTACGGATCGTGGCAGCGGCCAACCCCCGGTCGTCGGCGGCCGACGGCTGGGAGCTGAGCCCGCCGCTGGCCAACCGTTTCGTCCATCTGCAGTGGGCGCACGACCAGGACGTGGTCGTACGCGGCCTCGGCGGGACCTGGCCCCGGGCGACGCTGCCACGGCTCGACCCCGGCCGGCTGTCCGAGTCGGTGGCCGTCGCCCGGCGCGCGGTGTGCGGGCTGCTCGCCGCCCGGCCCGCGCTCGTCCACCGGCTGCCCACCACCGAGACGCGCAGGGGCGGCCCGTGGCCGTCCCCCCGGAGCTGGGAGATGACGCTGTGTCTGATCGCTTTCGCGACGGCGGCCGACGCCTCGCGGGACGCGCTCGCCCTGCTGGTCAGGGGCACCGTCGGCGACGGTGCGGGGCTTGAGCTGATGGCCGGTCTCGACCGGATGGACCTGCCCGACCCGGAGACGCTGCTGGCCGACCCTCTGGCTGTTCCGCTCCCCGAGCGGGGCGATCTGCGCCAGGCCGTGCTCGACGGGGTGGTGGCCGCGGTCCGTAAACGCCCGGACAAGGTCCGCTGGGACGCGGCATGGACGCTCCTGGTGCGGGCGCTCGAGACGGGCGCTCCCGACCTGGTGGTCGTCCCGGCCACGACGCTCGCCACGCTGCGTCAGCCGGACTGGGAGGTGCCGGCCACGATCGAGCAGCTTGCCGGGGCGGTGTCCCTGTCGCAGCGCGCGGACCGGGCGGCGGCCCGGACGACCGCCCGCACGAAGGTCGCGGCGAAGGCCGGCCGATGA
- a CDS encoding gamma-glutamyltransferase family protein codes for MFTTRPTLQGTFGMVSSTHWLASQSAMAVLEDGGNAYDAAVAAGFVLHVVEPHLNGPGGEVPIILAPAGGEVQVLCGQGPAPAGATVAHYTSLGLRLVPGTGPLAAAVPGAFDAWMVLLRDHGTKTPAEVLRYAIGYAEDGHAPVEQIAHTVGAVRELFETEWTSSADVYLPGGQPPEPGALFRNPALAATWRRLIAEAEEAAGGAGRLAQIEAARAIWREGFVADALVRQAATPTTDTSGARHTGTLTAADLAGWSAAYETPVTYTWDGWTLCKAGGWSQGPAFLQQLALLPARADELPRYGSAEYVHLLVEGCKLAMADREAWYGDAADVPLEALLSEPYNTRRRALVGERASYELRPGSPDGRQPVLGAHVTAVAAGDAEFDVPTAAGAGEPTVAKDGTTRGDTCHLDIVDRWGNMISATPSGGWLQSNPVVPELGFPLGTRLQMAWLEEGLPNSLTPGRRPRTTLTPSLALRDGVPTVAFGTPGGDQQDQWQLHFFLALVLRDRVRGGLDLQGAIDAPNWHNDAFPSSFYPRGMRPGSVTVEERMDPGVIEELRRRGHDVTVGEPWSEGRLCAVARDPHTGILSAAANPRGMQGYAVGR; via the coding sequence ATGTTCACGACCCGCCCCACGCTCCAGGGCACCTTCGGCATGGTGTCCTCCACGCACTGGCTCGCCTCGCAGTCCGCGATGGCGGTCCTGGAGGACGGCGGCAACGCGTACGACGCCGCCGTGGCGGCCGGGTTCGTCCTGCATGTCGTCGAGCCGCATCTCAACGGACCCGGCGGCGAGGTGCCGATCATCCTCGCGCCCGCCGGCGGCGAGGTCCAGGTGCTGTGCGGGCAGGGCCCCGCCCCCGCGGGTGCCACCGTGGCCCACTACACCTCGCTGGGACTGCGGCTGGTGCCCGGCACCGGACCGCTGGCCGCCGCCGTACCCGGCGCCTTCGACGCCTGGATGGTGCTGCTGCGCGACCACGGTACGAAGACGCCGGCCGAGGTGCTGCGGTACGCCATCGGCTACGCGGAGGACGGCCACGCGCCCGTCGAGCAGATCGCGCACACCGTCGGGGCGGTGCGCGAACTCTTCGAGACGGAGTGGACGTCGTCGGCCGACGTCTACCTCCCGGGCGGTCAACCACCCGAGCCGGGCGCGCTGTTCCGTAATCCCGCGCTCGCCGCCACCTGGCGCCGGCTGATCGCCGAGGCGGAGGAAGCGGCAGGCGGGGCAGGGCGGTTGGCGCAGATCGAGGCCGCACGGGCCATCTGGCGCGAGGGGTTCGTCGCCGACGCGTTGGTGCGGCAGGCGGCGACCCCCACCACGGACACCAGCGGCGCACGCCATACGGGCACGCTGACGGCCGCCGATCTGGCCGGCTGGTCGGCGGCGTACGAGACCCCCGTCACCTACACGTGGGACGGCTGGACCCTTTGCAAGGCGGGCGGCTGGAGCCAAGGCCCGGCGTTCCTGCAGCAGTTGGCGCTGCTGCCCGCCCGCGCCGATGAGCTGCCCCGGTACGGCTCCGCCGAGTACGTCCATCTCCTCGTCGAGGGCTGCAAGTTGGCCATGGCCGACCGGGAGGCCTGGTACGGCGACGCCGCCGACGTACCGCTCGAAGCGCTGCTGTCGGAGCCGTACAACACCCGGCGCCGCGCGCTCGTCGGGGAGCGGGCCTCCTACGAACTGCGCCCCGGCAGCCCGGACGGGCGGCAGCCGGTGCTCGGCGCGCACGTGACCGCCGTCGCCGCCGGTGACGCCGAGTTCGACGTGCCGACGGCGGCAGGCGCGGGCGAGCCGACCGTCGCCAAGGACGGCACGACCCGCGGTGACACCTGCCATCTCGACATCGTGGACCGCTGGGGCAACATGATCTCCGCGACCCCGAGCGGCGGCTGGCTCCAGTCCAATCCCGTCGTGCCCGAGCTGGGCTTCCCGCTCGGCACCCGGCTGCAGATGGCCTGGCTCGAAGAGGGCCTGCCCAACTCGCTGACCCCGGGGCGCAGGCCCCGCACCACCCTCACCCCCTCCCTCGCGCTGCGCGACGGCGTGCCCACTGTCGCCTTCGGCACCCCCGGCGGTGACCAGCAGGACCAGTGGCAGCTGCACTTCTTCCTCGCGCTCGTCCTGCGCGACCGGGTGCGCGGCGGCCTGGACCTGCAAGGCGCCATCGACGCGCCCAACTGGCACAACGACGCCTTCCCCAGCTCCTTCTACCCGCGCGGGATGCGGCCGGGCAGTGTGACCGTCGAGGAGCGCATGGACCCCGGTGTGATCGAGGAGCTGCGCCGCCGCGGTCATGACGTCACAGTCGGTGAACCCTGGTCCGAGGGGCGGCTGTGCGCCGTCGCCAGGGACCCGCACACCGGGATCCTGTCGGCGGCGGCCAACCCCCGTGGCATGCAGGGTTACGCCGTCGGTCGCTGA
- a CDS encoding inositol monophosphatase family protein — protein sequence MIDDSVFGTVPLRDGPRVSAVEAAVRAAAAAEITPRFRQLAAHEIVEKNGPHDLVTVADRGAEAHLTAALTALLPGSVVVGEEAVHADPAVYKELRGEAPVWIVDPVDGTRQFVRGEPGFCSLVALAWGGEVLASWTYAPVLDEMAVAVRGRGARLNGVPLRSGSPEPGAVLTVAMSHPDYTTDAQKRALLGLRTEGVDARPCGSAGLEYLAVARGALDAVAFNWEFAWDHAAGLLLVKEAGGAELTLSGEPFRITGGNALPFTAARDEATARRIREHLLT from the coding sequence ATGATCGATGACTCTGTGTTCGGAACGGTGCCGCTGCGCGACGGCCCCCGCGTGTCCGCCGTCGAGGCGGCGGTACGCGCTGCTGCCGCCGCCGAGATCACCCCCCGCTTCCGGCAGCTCGCCGCCCACGAGATCGTCGAGAAGAACGGTCCGCACGACCTGGTGACCGTCGCCGACCGGGGCGCCGAGGCGCATCTCACCGCCGCGCTCACCGCGCTGCTGCCCGGCTCCGTCGTCGTCGGCGAGGAGGCCGTCCACGCGGACCCCGCCGTCTACAAGGAACTGCGCGGCGAAGCCCCCGTCTGGATCGTCGACCCCGTGGACGGCACCCGCCAGTTCGTCAGGGGCGAGCCCGGTTTCTGCTCACTCGTCGCGCTCGCCTGGGGCGGCGAAGTGCTGGCCTCCTGGACGTACGCTCCGGTGCTGGACGAGATGGCCGTCGCCGTACGCGGCAGGGGCGCCCGGCTGAACGGCGTACCGCTGCGGTCCGGCTCGCCCGAGCCCGGCGCGGTGCTCACGGTGGCCATGTCGCACCCGGACTACACGACGGACGCCCAGAAGCGCGCCCTGCTCGGGCTGCGCACCGAAGGCGTCGACGCCCGCCCCTGCGGTTCGGCGGGCCTGGAGTATCTGGCCGTGGCGCGCGGCGCGCTCGACGCGGTCGCCTTCAACTGGGAGTTCGCCTGGGACCACGCGGCGGGCCTGCTGCTGGTGAAGGAGGCGGGCGGCGCCGAACTGACGCTCTCCGGCGAGCCGTTCCGTATCACCGGCGGCAACGCACTGCCGTTCACGGCGGCCAGGGACGAGGCGACTGCCCGGCGGATCAGGGAGCACCTGCTGACCTGA
- a CDS encoding nucleotidyltransferase domain-containing protein, producing MDETIEAMAARLVGVPGVRAVALGGSRARGTQRPDSDWDLGVYYRGGLDTAALAALAGEMTGRQVEVAGPGGWGPWVNGGAWLTVDGVAVDWILRDLDRVERVWAECVAGRFEVGHQPGHPLGFWSPAYAGEVALCRVLADPDGELTRLRAAAQSYPDALRTALVEAAWEADFSVTNARKSAAAGDALHVSLCLSRAFGVLAQALLARHRVWCVNEKGALATAAGLPSAPADFADRVAAALRSLDTEAVGSAARLVRETRESLAS from the coding sequence ATGGACGAGACGATCGAAGCGATGGCGGCACGGCTCGTCGGCGTACCGGGGGTGCGCGCCGTCGCGCTGGGCGGCAGCCGCGCCCGGGGTACGCAGCGGCCCGACTCCGACTGGGATCTGGGGGTCTACTACCGCGGTGGGCTGGACACGGCCGCGCTGGCCGCGCTGGCGGGTGAGATGACGGGACGTCAGGTGGAGGTCGCCGGCCCCGGCGGCTGGGGCCCGTGGGTGAACGGCGGCGCCTGGCTGACGGTGGACGGCGTCGCCGTCGACTGGATCCTGCGGGACCTCGACCGGGTGGAGCGGGTGTGGGCGGAGTGTGTCGCGGGCCGGTTCGAGGTGGGGCACCAGCCCGGCCATCCACTGGGCTTCTGGTCGCCCGCGTACGCCGGTGAGGTCGCTCTGTGCCGCGTACTGGCCGACCCTGACGGTGAGTTGACGCGGCTGCGCGCCGCGGCGCAGAGCTACCCGGACGCGCTGCGGACCGCCCTGGTCGAGGCGGCCTGGGAGGCGGACTTCTCGGTGACCAACGCGCGCAAGTCGGCTGCGGCCGGTGACGCGCTCCATGTGTCGCTGTGCCTGTCGCGGGCCTTCGGCGTCCTCGCGCAGGCGCTGCTCGCCCGGCACCGGGTCTGGTGCGTCAACGAGAAGGGCGCGCTCGCCACGGCGGCCGGACTGCCGTCGGCCCCCGCCGACTTCGCCGACCGCGTGGCGGCGGCGCTGCGCTCGCTGGACACGGAAGCGGTCGGGTCGGCGGCGCGGCTGGTGCGGGAGACGCGAGAGTCGCTGGCCAGTTGA
- a CDS encoding phytoene desaturase family protein, which produces MPSMLDAVVVGAGPNGLTAAVELARRGFAVAVFEAKETVGGGARTEELTLPGFRHDPCSAVHPLGAGSPAFKAMPLDQYGLEWLQPELPMAHPFDDGTSAVLSRSPAETAASFGAHDAGVYRRLVTPFLGKWDALARDFLSLPPISLPRDPVTLARFGLAGLPPYSWLMRRFRDEKARALFAGLVAHVIAPFGGIATGGVGLMFALAAHAGGWPMARGGSQSISDALAGYLRDQGGTIHTGYEVKRLDDLPPARAYIFDTSPTALARIARLGRVYDGYRYGASVFKIDYALDGPVPWTAEAPRRAGTVQIGPTSGEIGTALKQAVGGHPPRTPFLITAQPSLVDPSRAPEGKHVFWAYGHVPHAWEGDLTEAVERQIERFAPGFTDRVLARATAGPPELAARNANYVGGDIACGSVAGLQLLLRPKLSLSPYSTPHPAVYICSSATPPGPGVHGMSGHNAAKSVWRKLRAS; this is translated from the coding sequence GTGCCGTCGATGCTCGATGCAGTCGTCGTAGGGGCGGGACCCAACGGGCTGACCGCCGCGGTCGAACTGGCCAGACGCGGTTTTGCCGTGGCCGTCTTCGAAGCGAAGGAGACCGTGGGCGGAGGCGCGCGGACGGAGGAGCTGACCCTCCCGGGCTTCCGCCACGACCCCTGTTCCGCCGTCCACCCGCTGGGCGCCGGATCCCCGGCCTTCAAGGCGATGCCCCTGGACCAGTACGGGTTGGAATGGCTGCAGCCGGAGCTGCCCATGGCGCATCCCTTCGACGACGGCACATCGGCCGTGCTGTCCCGCTCGCCCGCCGAGACCGCGGCGTCGTTCGGCGCGCACGACGCGGGGGTGTACCGCCGCCTGGTCACGCCGTTCCTCGGCAAATGGGACGCGCTCGCCCGCGACTTCCTGTCCCTGCCGCCGATCTCACTGCCCCGCGACCCGGTCACCCTTGCCCGGTTCGGTCTGGCCGGACTGCCGCCCTACAGCTGGCTGATGCGCCGCTTCCGCGACGAGAAGGCGCGGGCCCTCTTCGCCGGCCTCGTCGCCCATGTCATCGCGCCGTTCGGCGGGATCGCCACCGGAGGAGTGGGGCTGATGTTCGCCCTCGCCGCGCACGCGGGCGGCTGGCCGATGGCGCGCGGCGGCTCCCAGTCGATCTCGGACGCCCTCGCCGGCTACCTCCGCGACCAGGGCGGCACGATCCACACCGGCTACGAGGTCAAGCGCCTCGACGACCTGCCGCCGGCCCGCGCGTACATCTTCGACACCTCACCGACGGCGCTGGCGCGTATCGCCCGGCTGGGCCGGGTGTACGACGGCTACCGCTACGGCGCGAGCGTCTTCAAGATCGACTACGCCCTGGACGGCCCCGTGCCCTGGACGGCGGAGGCACCCCGCAGAGCCGGCACCGTCCAGATCGGCCCGACCAGCGGCGAGATCGGCACGGCCCTGAAGCAGGCCGTCGGCGGCCACCCGCCCCGCACCCCGTTCCTGATCACCGCCCAGCCCAGCCTCGTCGACCCGTCGCGCGCACCCGAGGGCAAGCACGTCTTCTGGGCGTACGGCCATGTCCCGCACGCCTGGGAGGGCGATCTGACGGAAGCCGTCGAGCGCCAGATCGAGCGCTTCGCCCCCGGCTTCACCGACCGCGTCCTCGCCCGCGCCACAGCGGGCCCGCCCGAACTCGCCGCGCGCAACGCCAACTACGTAGGCGGCGACATCGCCTGCGGCTCGGTCGCCGGCCTCCAACTCCTCCTGCGCCCCAAGCTCAGCCTCTCGCCGTACTCCACGCCGCACCCCGCGGTTTACATCTGCTCGTCGGCAACGCCGCCGGGCCCCGGGGTGCACGGGATGTCGGGCCACAACGCGGCGAAATCCGTCTGGCGCAAACTGCGTGCAAGCTGA
- a CDS encoding O-acetyl-ADP-ribose deacetylase, with protein MTTLTLVRGDITEQQTDAIVNAANSSLLGGGGVDGAIHRRGGPEILAACRDLRAGHYGRGLPTGQAVATTAGRLDAHWVIHTVGPVWSATEDRSALLASCYRESLRIAAEKGARTVAFPAVSTGVYGWPMEDGARIAVHTVREAATLPVEEVRFVLFDERAYEAFAMYVD; from the coding sequence ATGACCACCCTGACCCTGGTACGCGGCGACATCACCGAGCAGCAGACCGACGCCATCGTCAACGCGGCGAACTCGTCCCTGCTGGGCGGCGGAGGCGTGGACGGCGCGATCCACCGCCGAGGCGGCCCCGAAATCCTGGCCGCCTGCCGCGACCTGCGCGCAGGCCACTACGGCCGCGGCCTCCCCACCGGCCAAGCGGTAGCCACAACGGCGGGCCGCCTCGACGCCCACTGGGTCATCCACACGGTCGGCCCGGTCTGGAGCGCCACCGAAGACCGCTCAGCCCTGCTCGCCTCCTGCTACCGCGAGTCCCTGCGCATCGCGGCCGAGAAGGGCGCCAGAACCGTAGCCTTCCCGGCCGTATCCACCGGCGTCTACGGCTGGCCCATGGAAGACGGCGCCCGCATCGCGGTCCACACGGTCAGGGAGGCGGCGACCCTCCCGGTGGAAGAGGTCAGGTTCGTCCTCTTCGACGAGCGGGCGTACGAGGCGTTCGCCATGTACGTCGACTGA
- a CDS encoding SDR family oxidoreductase, translated as MKIVVIGGTGLIGSKVVARLNEHGHEAVPAAPNTGVNTVTGEGLAEALQGASVVVDVSNSPSFEDDAVTKFFRVSTTNLLKAEADAGVRHHVALSVVGTDRLQESGYFRAKQAQEDMIKASGLPYSIVHATQFFEFAKSLADSATEGDTVTVAPIKIQPIFSGDVGTAVARTAAGEPVNGTTEVAGPDVFELEDFIRQGLAVKNDPRTVVTDPHSLYWGAALKESDLLPAPGAHIAETHLADWSAQQR; from the coding sequence ATGAAGATCGTCGTAATCGGTGGAACCGGGCTCATCGGCTCGAAGGTGGTCGCCAGGCTCAACGAGCACGGCCACGAGGCGGTGCCGGCGGCGCCGAACACGGGTGTCAACACCGTCACCGGGGAGGGTCTGGCCGAGGCGCTCCAGGGAGCGTCGGTCGTCGTGGACGTCTCGAACTCCCCCTCGTTCGAGGACGACGCCGTCACGAAGTTCTTCCGCGTCTCCACGACCAACCTGCTCAAGGCGGAGGCGGACGCCGGGGTGAGGCACCACGTGGCCCTCTCCGTCGTCGGCACCGACCGCCTGCAGGAAAGCGGCTACTTCCGCGCCAAGCAGGCCCAGGAAGACATGATCAAGGCCTCCGGCCTTCCGTACTCGATCGTGCACGCGACGCAGTTCTTCGAGTTCGCGAAGAGCCTCGCCGACTCGGCGACGGAGGGCGACACGGTGACCGTCGCCCCCATCAAGATCCAGCCCATCTTCTCCGGCGACGTGGGGACCGCCGTGGCCCGCACGGCCGCCGGCGAACCCGTCAACGGCACGACGGAGGTCGCCGGTCCCGACGTCTTCGAGCTTGAGGACTTCATCCGGCAGGGCCTCGCGGTCAAGAACGACCCGCGCACGGTCGTGACGGACCCGCACAGCCTGTACTGGGGCGCCGCACTCAAGGAATCCGACCTGCTCCCCGCCCCCGGCGCACACATCGCCGAAACCCACCTCGCCGACTGGAGCGCCCAGCAGCGATAG